The Sorangiineae bacterium MSr11954 DNA segment CACCACCGTTCACGAGGGGACCTGGGGCTTGCGCGCGGCGTTCTGCAACTGGCGCACGACGGAAGCCGACGTGAACCGCGTCTTCGATTCGCTGGTGGCGAGTTTGACTTGATGGAGCTGTCGACACCTTAGATTCGCTTATTGGTTCGAATCGACTTTGGTGTTCGCTTCACGAGGCATACTCAAAATGAATAGTTTACGGCTGCTCCGTTTTTCGCTCGGAATGGTCTTCATTTGGTTCGGCGCCCTCAAGCTGGTGGGGGTGACCCCCGTGGCCGCCATGGTGGCGCGCACCGTTCCGTTCCTGGATCCACGGTGGTTCGTCCCTGCATTGGGCATCTTCGAAATGGTGCTCGCTGCAGGGCTCATCCTCGATGGCCGTCACGTCCGCTGGGTCGTCACGGCCATGATGGCGCACCTCTGTGGGACCTTCTTGGTCTTCGTCACCCAGCCCGACGTGACCTTCCGGGATGGCAATCCGTTCTTGCTCACCACGGAGGGGGAGTTCGTGTTGAAGAACATCGTCCTGCTCACGGCGGGGATGGTCGTCGCCACGCATCGCCGGCGCGACACCGAGCCGGAGCCCGAGTTCGCGCCTTCCTCCGCGGCGGGCGCGAAGCTCGCGTCGCAGCGCTTCGATGTATGATGACGTCGATCGCGACGGACTAACTATCGCCCGGGAGCGCGACAGCGGATGATGACCAAACTGCTGTCGCGCTCCGCGAGCGCCCACTCGCGCCGCTACACCCCTCGTCCTCTTTGGGAAAACCGATGCCCCTCCCGCCTACTTTCCAAGTCCGCCTCGTTGACAGCCGAACGCTCTCGCCCTCCGTTCGGGAGCTCACGTTCGAGCGAGAAGATGGCTCCGCGTTCGCGTTCGATGCGGGGCAGTGGGTCAGCTTGGTCCTCCCCAGGCCCGATGGCGAAATCCGGCGCAGCTACTCCATTGCGTCGCATCCTTCGGAGTCGCCGTCGTTCCAGCTGGCCATCACCAAAGTGGATGGCGGGCCGGGATCGACGTATTTGCACGAGCTCTCGCGCGGCGCGACCTTGACCGCCATCGGCCCGCAGGGGTTCTTTTCGCGGCCGCTCGACAAGACGGGCCCCTCGCTCTTCGTGGCCACGGGCACCGGTCTCACCCCCTTGCGCAGCATGGTGAGGGCGGCCGTCGAGACGGGGCACACGCTCCCCATGTGGGTGCTCTTCGGGGTCCGCCACGAGCGCGATATCTTTTACCGCGAAGAGTTCGCGGAGCTGGCTCGCAAGCACGCGAACATTCGCTTCGTGCCCACGCTTTCGCGCGCCGACGAGACGTGGAGCGGCCCCCGCGGCTATGTGCAGACGCACGTCCCGACCCTTTGGAACGAGCTCACGGGGCTCGGCCTCGGCACCCCGCACGCCTACATCTGCGGGTTGAAGCGCATGGTCAGCACGGTCCGCGATTTGCTCCGCAACGATATGCGCATCCCGCGCGATCACGTGCACTCCGAGCGTTACGACTGACGACGGATGACGAACGACCGACGACCGGTGCGCCCAAGGCGCTGCGCGGTCGTCGCGGTCTTTTCGCGGGTCCCCGCCTTCTCGCGGGTCCCCGCCTTCTCGCGTAACCCGCCCTCCGCGGGTACCCCGCCTTCGAATTTCTCCGTCTTCCCGCGCGTACCCCGCCTTCGAATTTCTCCGTCTTCCCGCGCGATCCCTATCTTCCCGGGTTTCGCGTATCGAGCTTCTTAGTCTTTGCGCTGCCGCTCGCGAAACGCTGCGACCTTCGCGCGATTGCCGCAGACGGTGGGGCTGCAGAACAGTCGTCGATGCGACTTGGTGCGGTCCAGGAACGAGAGCGTACAGACCGAGCTGGCGCAGTCTTTGATGAGCGCCGGCTCCTCGTTCGTGATCAGCGACGCGATTTGCACGGCCACCAGGGCGAGCAGCTCGTCCACGGATTCGACGCGTTGGCTCTCCGTGAGACGGAGACGCCCCTCGGAGACGACGACCTCGCGCCGCGAGCTCCCGCGCGCGAGCAGGCCATTGAGCTGGGCGACCTCCCGGCCGTAGTCGGCGGCGGGCGCTTCACGCCAGCGCGCGATGAAGCCCCGCGCCCACTCGCGAACCCTGCGCGCTTCTTCGGAGGCCGCGTCCAGCGCTTGCGGGCCAAAGCGCCGCTTCATCTTGGCCGCCCCCGCCGCCTCCAGCAGCCCCACCTGGACGAGCCAATCGATGAAGGCGCGGCCGTCCCCGATGCACTCGACCGCGTTCGCATCGGGAGCGTATCGCGTGTTGAGAAAATCCAATGCCGGGTGGCTTCCGAGGAAGAGGAACATGTGTGACCGCGCCTGGATGTTAGTGTAACCTTTGAACTTGATGTTGACAAGTTACGAGGGTGACCGTAACCTTTAAAACATGCACGTCAAAGGTTACAAAGTTGGGCTCGGCAATCTCGCCGGCCAGGGGGTTCGATCATGAAACGCTCGCTTTCTTCGCTGGCCGCGGTCGCTGCGCTCACCATGTTGAGCGCGCTCTCCGGGTGCAGCAAAGACACCGCCAAGCCTGCGAACACGGCCGGCGATACGGAGTCATCGGGAGCTCAGCTCTCCGCCGCCAAGCCCGCGAATCCGACCATCGCCGCCGCCGCGGCAGCTCCTGCGGCCAAGACGAAGGTCGCATTTCCCATTACCCATCACCGCACCGCGAAGGTCGATGGCATCGATATTTTCTATCGCGAGGGCGGTAAGGCCGACCTCCCCACGGTCGTGCTGCTGCACGGGTTTCCAACCTCGTCGCACATGTTCCGGAACCTCATCCCCGTGCTCTCCGATCGCTACCACGTGATCGCGCCGGACTACCCGGGCTTCGGTTATAGCGCGATGCCGGATCGCAAGCAGTTTGCTTATGGCTTCGCCAAGTTTGCCGAGTTGGTCGACGGGCTGCTCACCCAGCTCGGCGCCAAGAGCTACGCGCTCTACGTGCAGGACTATGGCGCCCCCGTCGGCTATCGCCTGGCGCTCCGCCACCCCGAGCGCGTGACGGCGCTGGTCGTGCAGAACGGCAACGCGTACGAAGAGGGGCTGCGCGAGTTCTGGGCGCCCATCAAGGCTTATTGGGCCGACGGCTCGCAGAAGCACCGCGACGCGCTGCGCGCGGGGACCACCCTCGCCGCGACCAAGTTCCAGTACACCGACGGCGTGAAAGACGTGTCGCGGGTGGACCCGGAGGCGTGGCTGCACGACCAGACCTTGCTCGACCGCCCGGGCAACGTCGAAATTCAGCTCGATTTGTTCAAGGATTATGCGACGAACGTCGCGCTGTACCCGAAGTTCCAGAGCTTCTTCCGGGACCGGCACCCGCCGACCTTGATCGTCTGGGGACGCAACGACAAGATCTTCCCGCCCGAGGGCGCACACCCCTACCTGCGCGACATTCCGGACGCGGAGCTTCACTTGATCGACAGCGGCCACTTCGCGCTCGAGGACAAGGGCGACGAGATCGCCGGCCTGATGAGCGACTTTTTGGACCGAAAGATCGCGCGCCAATAATGCGAATCCGGGAGGACGGTATCCTTCGTCCTCCCGGCGCCGGCTCGTGTTTCGTTCGTTTCGTGTGCAGCTCGAAATGGGACTTCGCCCGATCGTAAGGCGGCCCGCGCCCGGTCCTCACCGGTGCGCGAGCCGTCTCGATCGGGTTTTTGCTTAACTTGGGAGAGACGGAGTGGGCGCGGCTTTACCCGCGCCCTTGGTAGGTCCTACGGGGGATGGCGCGTATGCCAGTACCCGCCATCCTCTGCTTTTCACGGTTCGTTCTCAGAGCGCCTTCAGGAAGTTCCCGAGGTCTTGCGCTTCCTGGGCCGTGAAGTTGATGTAGAAGCGGCGATTGTAGTGCGCCACCACGTCGTCGAGCGTGGCCGCGGACCCGTTGTGGAAGTACGGCGGGCGGGACGCCAGGCTTCGAAGCATCGGCGGCTTGAACTTCGCGATGTCGGCCCACTTGCCGGTGACGATGGCACGTCCGGGGTCCATCACCTTCACGATGGCGCCCGTGGTCCGGTTGGCGAGGGTGTACAGCGGGAGATCGCTCGTGCGGTTCGATTCGGCCGCGATGCCGGTCGCGAAGAACGCGTTGTTCACGTTGTTGCCGAAATTTTGCGAGTTGTGGCAGCTCGTGCACGTCTGCCCTCCCGCAAACGTCTTGGTGTTGAAGATGTTCTGGCCTCGCGCGATGGACCGCCGCCGGCGCGCGACGTCGTCGGTGCCCTGGATATTGCCCCACGAGGTGTAAATCGTGAAGCCCGGGGGCCCCGCGATGGGGAGCTGCGAGAGGGCGATGGCGCCGCCTTCCGCCCCTTGGCCGGCCAGGTTCCGGGCGACGAAGTCCAGCGACTGGGCGCTCGACAGGGAGTTGCCGAGGTTGACGATCTGGTCCTTC contains these protein-coding regions:
- a CDS encoding FAD-dependent oxidoreductase, yielding MPLPPTFQVRLVDSRTLSPSVRELTFEREDGSAFAFDAGQWVSLVLPRPDGEIRRSYSIASHPSESPSFQLAITKVDGGPGSTYLHELSRGATLTAIGPQGFFSRPLDKTGPSLFVATGTGLTPLRSMVRAAVETGHTLPMWVLFGVRHERDIFYREEFAELARKHANIRFVPTLSRADETWSGPRGYVQTHVPTLWNELTGLGLGTPHAYICGLKRMVSTVRDLLRNDMRIPRDHVHSERYD
- a CDS encoding CGNR zinc finger domain-containing protein, which produces MFLFLGSHPALDFLNTRYAPDANAVECIGDGRAFIDWLVQVGLLEAAGAAKMKRRFGPQALDAASEEARRVREWARGFIARWREAPAADYGREVAQLNGLLARGSSRREVVVSEGRLRLTESQRVESVDELLALVAVQIASLITNEEPALIKDCASSVCTLSFLDRTKSHRRLFCSPTVCGNRAKVAAFRERQRKD
- a CDS encoding alpha/beta hydrolase, coding for MKRSLSSLAAVAALTMLSALSGCSKDTAKPANTAGDTESSGAQLSAAKPANPTIAAAAAAPAAKTKVAFPITHHRTAKVDGIDIFYREGGKADLPTVVLLHGFPTSSHMFRNLIPVLSDRYHVIAPDYPGFGYSAMPDRKQFAYGFAKFAELVDGLLTQLGAKSYALYVQDYGAPVGYRLALRHPERVTALVVQNGNAYEEGLREFWAPIKAYWADGSQKHRDALRAGTTLAATKFQYTDGVKDVSRVDPEAWLHDQTLLDRPGNVEIQLDLFKDYATNVALYPKFQSFFRDRHPPTLIVWGRNDKIFPPEGAHPYLRDIPDAELHLIDSGHFALEDKGDEIAGLMSDFLDRKIARQ